The sequence GGGCGGGATGATCGGATGGCTCAGGCGAGAACGTCCCGCCGCCGGAAGAGGACGGCCGCGACCACGCAGGCGGCGGCGGCGTACACGCTGCCCATCGCCAGCGCGTGGCCGTAGCCGATCTCGGAGTTCCCCTGGGAGATGATGGCGTCGAGCTGGTTGAAGGGGAGCCACGTCCCCAGGCTCGACCACGCCGAGCTCAGCAGGCCCTCGACGGGGAGCGCCCAGGCGATGCCCGCGATGACCGCCGGCGCCGGGGAGCGCAGCACCACCCCGAGCAGGCACCCGAAGATTCCGTAGCCGAGCGCGGCGAGGACCAGGGTGCCACCGGTCGAGAGCGTCTGCCCCAGGCCCGAGCCCAGCCAGGCCGAGGTGTCGATGCCCTGCGAGGGGCCGAGGATCAGCGCCGTCACCAGGGCGGCGGCGAAGGCGACGGCGACCCCGGCGGCGACGAAGACGAGATTGGCCGCCAGCTTGCCGGCGAGCAGCTGGATGCGGCGCGGCTCGCGCACCAGCAGGCTGCGCAGGGTGCCGTGCGTGTACTCCTGGGCGACCGCGATGGCGACGGTGCCGAGCACGATGACGCCGAGCATCGCACCGGTGTGGGACATCAGGTACGAGAAGCCGTCGGGCTGGGAGATGCGGGCGACGTTGAGCTCGCCGCGCCCGCTCCTGGCGCGGAGGGTGACGAGCACGATGCCGAGGATCG comes from Candidatus Dormiibacterota bacterium and encodes:
- a CDS encoding ABC transporter permease gives rise to the protein MVRAFRSEWLKVLRRGMLLGSAGSMTALSILGIVLVTLRARSGRGELNVARISQPDGFSYLMSHTGAMLGVIVLGTVAIAVAQEYTHGTLRSLLVREPRRIQLLAGKLAANLVFVAAGVAVAFAAALVTALILGPSQGIDTSAWLGSGLGQTLSTGGTLVLAALGYGIFGCLLGVVLRSPAPAVIAGIAWALPVEGLLSSAWSSLGTWLPFNQLDAIISQGNSEIGYGHALAMGSVYAAAACVVAAVLFRRRDVLA